In the Mauremys mutica isolate MM-2020 ecotype Southern chromosome 13, ASM2049712v1, whole genome shotgun sequence genome, one interval contains:
- the LOC123347446 gene encoding olfactory receptor 10S1-like, whose translation MKPGNQTPVTEFILEGLPNTRELPSLFFLLFLLLYLLTLLGNTLTLLTVICDPRLHALPMYCFLGHLSFLDACLSSVTVPKILAGLVGPSGRAISFGGCVAQLYTFLFLCSTECFLYTVMAYDRFLAVCQPLRYSVVMSRKTCLWLAAGTWLTGSIHAAIQTFLTFRLPYCGPNKVEYFVCDIPAVLKLACADTAVNQVVILANIGAVGVSCFLLICVSYAYVASAIRKIRTAQGRQRAFSTCSAHLTLVLLYYGPPVFIYLHPSSSQASDGVVAVFYTAVTPLLNPFIYTLRNKEMKKALRKVLHSSRKPVSPSSRPCKPLRLLAHCSMGWPMLVRLCLHVEAKLHAEC comes from the exons ATGAAACCAGGAAACCAAACGCCGGTGACAGAATTCATCCTGGAGGGACTCCCAAACACCAGGGAGCTTCcctctctcttcttcctcctcttcctcctcctctaccTGCTCACCCTGCTGGGCAACACCCTCACCCTGTTGACTGTGATCTGCGATCCTCGACTGCATGCCCTGCCCATGTACTGCTTCCTTGGCCACCTCTCCTTCCTCGACGCCTGCCTCTCCTCCGTCACTGTGCCCAAGATCCTGGCTGGCTTGGTGGGGCCCAGTGGCAGGGCCATCTCCTTCGGCGGCTGCGTGGCGCAGCTGTACACCTTCCTTTTCCTGTGCAGCACGGAGTGCTTCCTCTATACGGTAATGGCCTATGACCGCTTCCTGGCCGTCTGCCAACCCCTGCGCTACAGCGTGGTGATGAGCAGAAAAACCTGCCTGTGGCTGGCAGCTGGCACCTGGCTAACCGGCTCAATCCATGCCGCCATCCAGACCTTCCTGACATTTCGCCTGCCCTACTGCGGCCCCAACAAGGTAGAATACTTTGTCTGCGACATCCCCGCCGTGCtgaagctggcctgcgccgaCACAGCTGTCAACCAAGTCGTCATTCTGGCCAACATTGGGGCGGTGGGAGTCAGCTGCTTCCTGCTCATCTGCGTTTCGTATGCCTACGTAGCCTCCGCCATCAGGAAGATCCGCACGGCCCAAGGGAGGCAGCGGGCATTCTCCACCTGCAGCGCCCACCTCACCCTGGTGCTGCTCTACTATGGGCCACCAGTCTTCATATACCTGCATCCCTCTTCGAGTCAAGCATCCGACGGGGTAGTGGCTGTATTCTATACTGCAGTCACCCCTCTGCTGAACCCCTTTATATACaccctgaggaacaaggagatgaaAAAGGCCTTGAGGAAAGTA CTCCACTCCTCCAGAAAACCTGTGAGCCCCTCCAGCCGTCCCTGCAAACCGCTCCGCTTActcgctcactgttccatgggctg gcccaTGCTGGTGAGACTCTGTCTCCACGTCGAGGCAAAGCTCCATgcggagtgctga
- the LOC123348084 gene encoding olfactory receptor 10S1-like, whose protein sequence is MKPGNQTPVTQFILEGLPNTRELPSLFFLLFLLIYLLTLLGNALTLLTVLRDSRLHALPMYCFLGHLSFLDACLSSVTVPKILAGLVGPSGRAISFGGCVAQLYAFHFLASTECFLYTVMAYDRFLAICQPLRYSVVMSRKTCLWLAAGTWLTGSIHAAIQAFLTFRLPYCGPNKVEYFVCDIPAVLKLACADTAANQVVIQANIGVVAVGCFLLICVSYAYIASTILKIRSAQGRQRAFSTCSAHLTLVLLYGGPPVFIYLHPSSSQASDGAVAVFYTAVTPLLNPFIYTLRNKEMKKALRKVKDKVFYTK, encoded by the exons ATGAAGCCAGGAAACCAAACGCCGGTGACACAATTCATCCTGGAGGGACTTCCAAACACCAGGGAGCTTCcctctctcttcttcctcctcttcctcctcatttaCCTGCTCACCCTGCTGGGCAATGCCCTCACCCTGCTGACTGTGCTCCGCGATTCTCGACTCCATGCCCTGCCCATGTACTGCTTCCTTGGCCACCTCTCCTTCCTCGACGCCTGCCTCTCCTCCGTCACTGTGCCCAAGATCCTGGCTGGCTTGGTGGGGCCCAGTGGCAGGGCCATCTCCTTCGGCGGCTGCGTGGCGCAGCTCTACGCCTTCCATTTCCTGGCCAGCACGGAGTGCTTCCTCTATACGGTAATGGCCTATGACCGCTTCCTGGCCATCTGCCAGCCTCTGCGCTACAGCGTGGTGATGAGCAGAAAGACCTGCCTGTGGCTGGCAGCTGGCACCTGGCTAACTGGCTCAATCCATGCCGCCATCCAGGCGTTCCTGACCTTTCGCCTGCCCTACTGCGGCCCCAACAAGGTAGAATACTTTGTCTGCGACATCCCCGCCGTGCTGAAGCTGGCCTGTGCCGACACAGCTGCCAACCAAGTCGTCATTCAGGCCAACATTGGGGTGGTGGCAGTCGGCTGCTTCCTGCTCATCTGCGTTTCTTATGCCTACATAGCCTCCACCATCCTGAAGATCCGCTCGGCCCAAGGGAGGCAGCGGGCCTTCTCCACTTGCAGTGCCCACCTCACCCTGGTGCTGCTCTACGGTGGGCCCCCAGTCTTCATATACCTGCATCCCTCTTCAAGTCAAGCATCCGACGGGGCAGTGGCTGTATTCTATACTGCGGTCACTCCTCTGCTGAACCCCTTTATATACaccctgaggaacaaggagatgaaAAAGGCCTTGAGGAAAGTA AAGGATAAAGTGTTTTACACAAAATAA
- the LOC123348083 gene encoding olfactory receptor 10S1-like, producing MKPGNQTPVTEFILEGLPNTRELPSLFFLLFLLLYLLTLLGNALTLLTVLRDSRLHALPMYCFLGHLSFLDACLSSVTVPKILAGLVGPSGRAISFGGCVAQLYAFHFLCSTECFLYTVMAYDRFLAICQPLRYSVVMSRKTCLWLAAGTWLSGSIHAAIQAFLTFRLPYCGPNKVEYFVCDIPAVLKLACADTAANQVVILANIGAVAAGCFLLICVSYAYIASTILKIHTAQGRQRAFSTCSAHLTLVLLYYGPPVFIYLHPSSSQASDGIVAVFYTAVTPLLNPFIYTLRNKEMKKALRKVKDKVFYTK from the coding sequence ATGAAGCCAGGAAACCAAACGCCAGTGACAGAATTCATCCTGGAGGGACTTCCAAACACCAGAGAGCTTCcctctctcttcttcctcctcttcctcctcctctaccTGCTCACCCTGCTGGGCAACGCCCTCACCCTGCTGACTGTGCTCCGCGATTCTCGACTCCATGCCCTGCCCATGTACTGCTTCCTTGGCCACCTCTCCTTCCTCGACGCCTGCCTCTCCTCCGTCACTGTGCCCAAGATCCTGGCTGGCTTGGTGGGGCCCAGTGGCAGGGCCATCTCCTTCGGCGGCTGCGTGGCGCAGCTCTACGCCTTCCATTTCCTGTGCAGCACGGAGTGCTTCCTCTATACGGTAATGGCCTATGACCGCTTCCTGGCCATCTGCCAGCCCCTGCGCTACAGCGTGGTGATGAGCAGAAAGACCTGCCTGTGGCTGGCAGCTGGCACCTGGCTAAGCGGCTCAATCCATGCCGCCATCCAGGCCTTCCTGACATTTCGCCTGCCCTACTGCGGCCCCAACAAGGTAGAATACTTTGTCTGTGACATCCCCGCCGTGCTGAAACTGGCCTGCGCCGACACAGCCGCCAACCAAGTCGTCATTCTGGCCAACATTGGGGCAGTGGCGGCCGGCTGCTTCCTGCTCATCTGCGTTTCTTATGCCTACATAGCCTCCACCATCCTGAAGATCCACACGGCCCAAGGAAGGCAGCGGGCATTCTCCACCTGCAGCGCCCACCTCACCCTGGTGCTGCTCTACTATGGGCCCCCAGTCTTCATATACCTGCATCCCTCTTCGAGTCAAGCATCCGATGGGATAGTGGCTGTATTCTATACTGCGGTCACTCCTCTGCTGAACCCCTTTATATATaccctgaggaacaaggagatgaaAAAGGCCTTGAGGAAAGTA